From a single Octopus sinensis unplaced genomic scaffold, ASM634580v1 Contig11546, whole genome shotgun sequence genomic region:
- the LOC115228990 gene encoding innexin-11-like, with the protein MNQQIPETNFYEGKPQLRYYQWAPFIFIVFAFMCQLPRLFWRSNNETCGLNLQNVIEIGEIYHNAEEREKRDDQIKLITIHFNRYFNFKNRQKKGFNIFWTKSLTMTYLFTKLLYSLNAVAQFLITDLLLSNGKLKLYGITLLRNLITGASPDSGFFPGQTLCDFNVRKIGMEKFGQNYTAQCVLSVNFYLQAIFSFYWFWLVFVIFYNCSNTSYWMYHLLSKTNSRYYVRKHIRRELFLNSQSQENCNEKEMMNNFINQYLKTDGIFALRLMSKNVSDIVLTDFISALYENYKIMEIAKKTESSSIL; encoded by the coding sequence ATGAACCAACAAATCCCCGAAACAAATTTTTACGAAGGAAAACCACAGCTGAGATACTACCAGTGGGCGCCGTTCATTTTCATcgtgtttgcatttatgtgccaACTCCCACGTCTTTTTTGGAGGTCAAATAATGAGACGTGTGGCCTAAACCTGCAAAATGTTATCGAGATCGGGGAAATTTATCACAATgcagaagaaagggaaaaaagagaCGACCAAATAAAACTAATCACCATACATTTCAATCGCTACTTCAATTTTAAGAACCGGCAGAAAAAAGGCTTTAACATTTTTTGGACAAAATCGCTCACTATGACTTATCTCTTTACCAAACTGCTATATTCTCTGAACGCTGTGGCACAGTTCTTAATAACAGATCTCCTGCTTTCAAATGGGAAATTAAAACTCTATGGTATCACTTTACTCAGAAATCTTATCACTGGAGCCTCACCAGACTCAGGTTTCTTTCCAGGGCAGACTTTGTGCGACTTTAATGTTCGAAAAATAGGAATGGAGAAATTTGGGCAAAACTATACTGCCCAGTGCGTTTTGTCAGTAAATTTTTATTTGCAggctattttttcattttactggTTTTGGCTTGTTTTTGTGATTTTCTATAACTGTTCTAACACATCATATTGGATGTATCAccttctttcaaaaacaaattctcgTTATTATGTCCGCAAACACATCCGTCGagaactttttttaaattctcagaGTCAGGAAAATTGcaatgaaaaagaaatgatgaaTAATTTTATTAATCAGTACCTCAAAACTGACGGAATCTTTGCACTCAGACTCATGTCAAAAAATGTCAGCGACATTGTTTTGACTGACTTTATAAGTGCCCtttatgaaaattacaaaatcatGGAAATTGCTAAAAAGACCGAAAGCAGTTCTATTTTATAA
- the LOC115228992 gene encoding alpha-soluble NSF attachment protein-like has translation MSKGEKLSAEAEEKLNKRDGILSTLFGYDSPRPIHRTSNKSQRMEEAAELYSAAGNAFRLENNAEASGKAYTQAGVLFEKLNRGFDAADRYVTASSSLRKLPCQINAYSTAKRCLLNVATISANFEDYPKAIEIYEKVSHQFDSQYARETANDALLKYGAPEYAFKACLCHLCFGDITNARIACDRLALDVPAFCDTRDYTLLCALMEAVDQEDEEGFGDAIAEYDKIKRVDPWTTRLISKFKSSAFQVDLR, from the exons ATGTCGAAAGGTGAAAAACTGTCAGCAGAAGCAGAGGAGAAGCTGAATAAACGAGATGGCATACTTTCCACTCTGTTTGGGTATGACAGTCCTCGTCCAATTCATAGGACGTCTAATAAGTCCCAGCGCATGGAGGAGGCGGCCGAGCTGTATTCAGCCGCAGGGAATGCATTCCGTCTGGAGAATAACGCAGAAGCATCAGGAAAGGCATACACTCAAGCGGGTGTCCTCTTTGAAAAGTTGAATCGAGGCTTTGATGCTGCCGATCGTTACGTAACGGCCAGTTCTTCTCTAAGAAAATTACCCTGTCAAATCAATG CATATAGCACTGCAAAGAGATGCCTACTCAACGTGGCCACCATCTCCGCCAATTTTGAGGACTATCCCAAAGCTATCGAAATCTACGAGAAGGTCAGTCACCAATTTGACTCGCAGTATGCCCGAGAAACGGCGAATGATGCCCTACTGAAATACGGTGCCCCGGAATACGCATTCAAAGCATGTTTGTGCCACCTGTGTTTTGGGGATATCACCAACGCCCGCATTGCCTGCGACCGACTGGCCCTCGATGTGCCTGCCTTCTGTGATACGCGGGATTATACTCTCCTCTGTGCTCTTATGGAGGCCGTGGATCAGGAGGACGAAGAGGGGTTCGGGGATGCCATCGCAGAATACGACAAAATCAAAAGAGTTGATCCCTGGACTACTCGACTTATTTCCAAATTCAAGTCCTCTGCCTTCCAAGTCGACTTGAGATAA
- the LOC115228991 gene encoding LOW QUALITY PROTEIN: solute carrier family 2, facilitated glucose transporter member 5-like (The sequence of the model RefSeq protein was modified relative to this genomic sequence to represent the inferred CDS: substituted 2 bases at 2 genomic stop codons), whose protein sequence is MDGTEWGLIWSGIASIYLIGATIGAFVSPILADSVGRKHGLLYNSIIVIVAAVLGAISKSINSFEILFVARLISGLSVGNAKNWPISLLIPGIIAGVFICLFYFFPESPRYLLLSRNNEAEARKGWCRLISAAMSEYRTSNLIVEEEIEEMIVESKNISSNNISWGELVRQKNLQKSLAIVIVCFIVAQLTGINVIFTFSRNIYKSAKIPDDKIQYASMGTGIINCVATIIAVXETDLIXTPFVDIVGRRPLLIWPLLSIIISLILEVISLVYSVPILSVLAVYLFVISFAISFGIVPQAIMVEYFRQDVRAKAAAAGILIANAANFLAFWIFKPAIENESVKNYILLVFAAFCSLGFIFIFLFTPETMGKTYNENSIALANWNTVFSRQKPSSVTDF, encoded by the exons ATGGATGGGACGGAATGGGGACTCATCTGGTCGGGGATTGCGAGCATCTACCTAATCGGGGCCACGATCGGAGCCTTCGTTTCACCCATATTGGCTGACTCTGTCGGAAGGAAGCATGGACTTCTCTACAACAGCATCATAGTCATCGTGGCTGCCGTTTTGGGGGCAATCAGCAAGAGCATTAACTCGTTCGAAATTCTCTTTGTAGCTCGGTTGATATCCGGACTGAGTGTGG GGAATGCGAAAAACTGGCCTATTTCTCTTCTCATTCCGGGAATCATTGCCGGGgtgtttatttgtcttttttactTCTTCCCGGAAAGTCCCCGCTACCTTTTGCTGTCACGGAATAACGAAGCCGAAGCCAGAAAAGGTTGGTGCAGACTGATCAGTGCAGCCATGAGTGAATACAGGACCTCGAATCTCATCGTCGAGGAGGAAATAGAGGAAATGATCGTCGAGTCAAAAAATATTTCCTCCAACAACATTTCCTGGGGAGAACTCGTCAGACAAAAAAATCTCCAAAAATCGCTTGCAATCGTAATCGTCTGTTTCATCGTCGCTCAACTCACCGGAATTAATGTG ATCTTCACCTTTTCGCGGAATATATACAAAAGTGCCAAAATCCCCGACGACAAGATCCAATACGCCTCCATGGGAACGGGAATCATCAACTGCGTCGCCACCATCATCGCTGTTTGAGAAACTGATTTGATTTAGACCCCATTCGTGGACATTGTGGGTCGAAGACCACTACTCATATGGCCTCTGCTATCTATCATCATTAGCCTTATCCTGGAAGTCATTTCCCTGGTTTACTCAGTCCCCATTCTCTCTGTTCTGGCGGTCTACCTTTTTGTCATTTCATTTGCCATTTCCTTTGGGATTGTCCCTCAGGCTATCATGGTCGAGTACTTCAGACAGGATGTCAGAGCAAAGGCTGCTGCGGCGGGAATTCTCATTGCAAACGCGGCCAACTTTCTTGCTTTTTGGATATTCAAACCTGCAATTGAAAAT GAATCagtcaaaaattatattttgcttgtaTTTGCGGCTTTTTGCTCCCTTggctttattttcatatttctctttACTCCAGAAACAATGGGAAAAACATACAACGAAAATTCAATTGCACTTGCTAACTGGAACACCGTTTTCTCTCGACAAAAACCCAGTTCAGTTACTGACTTTTAG
- the LOC115228989 gene encoding innexin-11-like, with translation MDLVDIVKGIVNTRKDDDINDRFNHSYTAMVLVLFAVVVTTENYVGNPIKSNNETSGINLQNIVEIGEKYHEAETNENRDEQIKLITRHFNRYFGLKQRCKSGSIIWKKSLSVTYLATKMLYFLNALAQFIITDLLLSNGNLSVYGVTLVRDLLSGRTPESIFFPRQTLCDFYVRELGLEIIGTRHTVQCVLSINLFLQAIFSFYWFWLLLVLLYNLSNTFHWMVHLCSKSNSRSYVLKHIRQELLLNSSLDKCCRNDPQINKFIDQYLQTDGIFVLRLISRNISDIVMTDLTSALYENFKIMESVSNLESSFSFAKNV, from the exons atggatttggttgacattGTCAAAGGAATAGTAAATACAAGAAAAGATGATGACATCAACGACCGCTTTAATCACTCGTACACAGCAATGGTCCTCGTCTTGTTTGCAGTGGTAGTGACCACCGAAAATTATGTTGGCAATCCAATCAA GTCGAATAATGAGACATCGGGCATCAACCTCCAAAATATTGTCGAGATTGGGGAAAAGTACCACGAAGCAGAAACCAACGAAAACAGAGACGAGCAAATCAAACTTATTACCAGACATTTTAATCGCTATTTTGGGCTTAAACAACGATGCAAGAGTGGATCTATCATTTGGAAAAAATCGCTCAGTGTGACTTATTTGGCCACAAAAATGTTGTATTTCCTCAATGCTCTGGCTCAGTTCATAATCACCGATCTTTTGCTTTCCAACGGCAACTTGAGTGTCTATGGTGTTACTTTAGTGAGGGATCTTCTGTCTGGGAGGACACCGGAGTCTATTTTCTTCCCCAGACAGACTTTGTGCGACTTTTATGTCCGAGAATTGGGATTGGAGATTATTGGGACCAGACATACTGTTCAGTGTGTCCTTTCTATCAATTTGTTTTTGCAAGCCATATTTTCATTCTATTGGTTTTGGCTCCTTCTGGTCCTTCTCTATAATCTTTCTAACACATTCCATTGGATGGTCCACCTTTGCTCAAAAAGCAATTCTCGTTCTTATGTCCTCAAACACATTCGTCAAGAACTTTTACTCAATTCCAGTCTCGACAAGTGTTGTAGAAACGACCCCCAGATTAACAAATTCATCGACCAGTACCTCCAGACTGACGGAATCTTTGTATTGAGACTGATTTCCCGAAATATCAGTGATATTGTTATGACTGATCTCACGAGCGCCCTCtatgaaaatttcaaaattatggaAAGTGTGTCTAACCTGGAATCCAGTTTTAGTTTCGCTAAAAATGTTTGA